One Clavelina lepadiformis chromosome 1, kaClaLepa1.1, whole genome shotgun sequence genomic region harbors:
- the LOC143465944 gene encoding uncharacterized protein LOC143465944 has product MCLEAQSCAGNQCSAYERKMTRTKQTKPRHIVENDKTTEGGLSPTSTSSYDDECNLSDDEMQEIPNFPEAVSTSSKCCQSNGEEFPKNLEENPKEAFITERPEQGEHFMSEKLIQPRKSSTAEETTFRPLSASPSCTNTQRFSFSPETVHEQTTSTLYEKSHGNARHQFCSKFNRTAEDTLNKNSENDEISFEQFGKASLSPDDVLLHSGNLHKHPENKIAPNAGVNYREEDVALPKNGYFNNTQSLERPLKQNPERFQSDPKQYQMFSSASYYLNTLKEMMQNNQANKNGTNQVDIWSLWANAARNVPHKIPENYEKSHLFQRYFAQLAERWNSFMARQFAKPEYMRYHPYLQADRHTQASSKQSPIPENSLRSDPKETNYGDNHNTVNCLSPEAGSVSSPLSDVAISQELLKSSEVLSPKEVNQSTETDKRDEEKCENADLSPLTENGVPIVSKTSNSFSFSNSLSSPNVVAQTDSPRPNEPPTLFLSTSPQGDSHPNLADQINSLVPYHPWQSPNWMGFSATKSDNSPSYRSLPHTPTEKTTSCNQFLLDTKTAQFDPDILRRKSVPAENIKSPAISTSISTPSINSNSPSPVSIPPQRKFSAPVGPMKNSDIFNQRALEDMRRHYSVVHPPFVPQWFGSAFPANQIASPTFAGIHSPLTSNASKPQMFFPSRMPIIPPNGFPLGGALSPQSAQTYSTAQHPYKSDLTSQLQSTSGKLSRRTRTRGPPIDSVHAAIVREAKEQFKGLDPENMYIQCPICQKRIKRLYHFQRHMRIHTGEKTHQCPCCQYKSVRKDNLKSHMKTHEKHTLENSRKGSKANFQQSRKAESLNAGSPNNEVRESSINVPVKPADHLTDVPLVAGELNKTSRSSPGAISNQPSNSARWKEIPDWRFRFNQPFYNPYGIPPFSTNFKTDFTQTTILNGDVGNKLKRGPDAANVTASSPNFLRSQQTSAFDQKAENGGRVTERRTQINASAEDGLATSRRISATSPTILTSKAQTDNKALGNDGNLRDLLSNSNQERAAKRPKIMLNGRSLDTEEPPLTNTNQNNNNNNNRRKSSIFPESAFRPISTFQTEQRDVRSTVYPIPFLPIYSSNQCLPKADQTDQYKLTEKGAIPSNQSIENRKFESGASATLAGLAAAAAAATMKSQNGSKCPDDTLSSNPSEKNNSCTVAVPFASHHGTKPSALHRSAKALNADVNNTARRSLSSVPSLSRSDLNEIPCQLGSDDDVKSPDDIPKEKISNEYTVNGDCDVAIKAESRPTATNPQLEADKPSPLKNDNETFPSTSDANKQKSQPCKRTENQNENSSVEAKGSSCRLCSFQSTSTIELHSHVAAMHKQDGFYKCDECSYLGKNLSKLVEHIRIHTGERPFKCDQCSYAAKRKDNLAQHKAVRHDKRKTKSNSLYTVLDQFTCETATVARKRNSVAGTPHHFPDEKMEASETSLPPPAFERFSLFPNLRYLPSMDVGSDLNFNREFVKEKSPTSTASPTMQFSTFHPVQTFPASVFQYPYYPPHPIIPPMELHPGIGGSAVKAVGDRLANPGTYSAVKVRAALISP; this is encoded by the exons ATGTGTCTGGAAGCTCAGTCGTGCGCAGGTAATCAGTGCAGCGCGTATGAGAGGAAAATGACAAGAACAAAGCAAACGAAGCCAAGACATATTGTGGAAAATGACAAGACAACTGAAG GAGGACTTTCACCCACAAGTACTTCTTCGTACGATGATGAGTGCAATTTAAGCGACGATGAAATGCAAGAAATCCCTAATTTCCCAGAAGCA GTATCTACCTCCAGCAAATGCTGTCAATCAAATGGGGAagaatttccaaaaaatttgGAAGAGAATCCCAAAGAGGCGTTCATAACCGAAAGGCCCGAGCAAG GCGAACATTTTATGTCAGAAAAACTAATTCAGCCGCGGAAAAGTTCAACAGCAGAAGAAACGACCTTCAGGCCGCTATCTGCGTCCCCATCGTGTACTAACACACAGCGCTTTAGTTTTAGTCCAGAAACGGTACACGAacagacaacatcaactttaTATGAAAAAAGCCATGGCAATGCCCGACATCAGTTTTGTTCAAAGTTCAACAGAACAGCGGAAGATACCCTAAACAAGAACTCTGAAAATGACGAAATCTCTTTCGAACAATTCGGCAAAGCGTCACTTAGCCCCGACGACGTTTTACTGCATAGTGGCAATCTTCACAAACACCCTGAAAACAAAATCGCTCCAAATGCTGGAGTTAATTATCGTGAAGAAGATGTTGCCTTGCCGAAAAATGGTTATTTCAACAATACCCAATCACTTGAAAGACCATTGAAGCAGAATCCTGAACGTTTTCAGAGCGATCCCAAACAGTATCAAATGTTTTCCTCGGCCTCCTATTACCTTAATACATTAAAAGAAATGATGCAGAATAACCAAGCTAATAAGAATGGGACAAACCAGGTCGATATTTGGAGTTTGTGGGCAAATGCCGCTCGCAATGTCCCGCACAAAATACCAGAAAATTACGAAAAATCTCATCTCTTTCAAAGATATTTCGCACAATTAGCCGAGAGGTGGAACTCTTTCATGGCAAGACAGTTTGCTAAACCCGAATATATGAGATACCATCCATACTTACAGGCCGACAGACATACCCAAGCTAGTTCCAAGCAGTCCCCCATTCCAGAAAACTCGCTAAGATCCGACCCCAAAGAAACAAACTACGGTGATAATCACAACACGGTCAATTGTTTGAGTCCCGAAGCTGGTTCAGTATCATCTCCGTTGTCTGATGTTGCTATTTCTCAAGAATTACTCAAATCAAGTGAAGTCTTATCACCAAAGGAAGTTAACCAAAGTACGGAAACTGACAAACGCGATGAGGAAAAGTGTGAAAATGCAGATCTCTCACCGCTTACTGAAAATGGTGTGCCAATAGTTTCAAAGACAAGCAacagtttttcattttcaaatagtCTTTCTTCTCCCAATGTAGTTGCACAAACAGACAGTCCTCGGCCAAACGAACCACCAACTCTATTTTTATCGACTTCTCCTCAAGGTGATAGTCACCCCAATCTTGCAGATCAAATTAATTCTCTTGTGCCATATCATCCATGGCAGTCTCCAAACTGGATGGGCTTCAGTGCTACCAAATCCGATAATTCTCCCAGCTATCGTTCACTGCCTCATACACCAACCGAAAAAACAACTTCTTGCAACCAATTCCTGTTGGATACCAAAACagcccagttcgatcctgacATTCTAAGAAGAAAATCTGTTCCCGCTGAAAATATCAAATCTCCTGCCATTTCCACATCCATTTCTACTCCCAGTATAAACAGTAACTCCCCCTCCCCCGTTAGCATCCCTCCACAAAGGAAATTCTCGGCTCCTGTTGGTCCAATGAAAAACTCTGACATCTTTAACCAGCGTGCCTTAGAAGACATGCGAAGGCACTACAGCGTCGTTCATCCACCTTTTGTACCTCAGTGGTTCGGAAGTGCGTTTCCAGCGAATCAAATCGCTTCTCCCACATTTGCTGGAATCCATTCCCCTCTTACTTCGAACGCAAGCAAGCCACAGATGTTTTTTCCATCACGGATGCCCATCATCCCTCCTAACGGGTTTCCATTGGGGGGCGCTTTATCCCCTCAATCCGCTCAGACTTACTCTACGGCTCAGCACCCTTACAAGTCTGATTTAACAAGCCAGCTCCAGTCCACCAGCGGTAAGCTTTCCCGACGGACAAGAACCCGCGGTCCTCCCATCGACAGCGTCCACGCCGCAATAGTTCGCGAAGCTAAAGAGCAATTCAAGGGACTGGATCCAGAAAACATGTACATCCAGTGCCCGATATGTCAGAAGAGGATCAAACGTCTTTATCACTTCCAGCGACACATGCGAATCCACACCGGCGAGAAAACTCACCAGTGCCCGTGCTGTCAGTACAAGTCGGTTCGCAAAGACAACTTGAAAAGTCACATGAAGACTCACGAGAAACACACTTTGGAAAACAGCAGAAAAGGCAGCAAGGCCAACTTTCAGCAAAGCAGGAAAGCTGAAAGCTTAAACGCAGGGAGCCCGAATAATGAAGTAAGAGAATCGAGCATAAACGTCCCAGTAAAACCAGCTGACCACCTCACTGATGTTCCTTTGGTGGCAGGTgagttaaataaaacaagtagGTCGTCCCCCGGCGCAATTTCAAACCAGCCTTCTAATTCGGCGCGCTGGAAAGAAATACCTGATTGGAGGTTTCGTTTCAATCAGCCGTTTTACAATCCATACGGAATTCCACCGTTTTCGACCAATTTTAAAACCGATTTCACCCAAACAACCATTCTAAATGGAGACGTTGGTAACAAGCTAAAGCGCGGACCAGATGCTGCAAACGTTACTGCTTCATCACCTAATTTTCTACGGTCACAACAAACCAGCGCGTTTGACCAGAAAGCAGAAAATGGTGGCCGGGTCACGGAACGCCGGACTCAGATTAATGCGTCGGCCGAAGACGGGTTAGCCACAAGCCGGCGAATTTCTGCAACTTCCCCGACCATCTTAACAAGCAAAGCTCAGACTGATAACAAAGCGCTTGGCAACGACGGCAACCTTCGAGACTTGCTTTCCAATTCAAACCAAGAGAGAGCAGCAAAACGGCCAAAAATCATGTTGAACGGACGAAGTCTTGACACGGAGGAGCCTCCCCTAACCAATACaaaccaaaacaacaacaacaacaacaacagaagGAAAAGTTCCATTTTCCCGGAAAGCGCTTTTAGGCCGATTTCTACTTTCCAGACTGAGCAACGGGATGTGCGATCGACAGTTTATCCTATCCCATTTCTCCCGATATATTCAAGCAATCAGTGTCTTCCGAAAGCTGATCAAACTGATCAGTACAAATTAACCGAAAAAGGAGCGATCCCTAGTAACCAGTCAATAGAAAATAG AAAATTCGAATCCGGAGCTTCCGCCACCCTGGCAGGTCTGGCAGCCGCAGCGGCAGCGGCCACCATGAAGTCTCAAAATGGTTCCAAGTGCCCTGACG ATACTTTGAGTTCCAATCCGAGCGAAAAAAACAACTCGTGTACAGTTGCAGTTCCTTTCGCATCTCATCATGGAACCAAACCATCCGCCCTTCACCGCTCAGCTAAGGCTCTTAACGCTGACGTCAACAACACCGCAAGACGTAGCTTGAGTTCAGTTCCTTCATTATCGAGGAGCGATCTCAACGAGATTCCGTGCCAGCTTGGCTCTGATGACGACGTTAAATCGCCTGATGACATTCCAAAGGAGAAGATTAGCAATGAATACACTGTAAATGGCGACTGCGACGTGGCAATTAAAGCCGAATCACGGCCAACTGCAACGAACCCTCAGCTTGAAGCGGACAAACCTTCCCCGTTAAAGAATGACAATGAAACGTTTCCAAGTACCAGCGACGCAAACAAGCAGAAGAGCCAGCCTTGCAAGC GGACGGAAAACCAGAATGAAAACAGTAGTGTTGAAGCGAAAGGTTCATCTTGCCGACTCTGCTCGTTCCAATCTACATCGACCATCGAACTTCACTCTCACGTGGCTGCCATGCATAAGCAGGATGGCTTTTACAA GTGTGACGAGTGCAGTTATCTTGGCAAGAACTTGAGCAAGTTGGTCGAGCACATCAGGATACATACCGGTGAACGCCCGTTCAAGTGCGATCAGTGCAGTTACGCTGCTAAGAGAAAGGATAATTTAGCCCAACACAAAGCTGTCAGACACGACAAGAGAAAAACAAAGTCGAATAGTCTTTACACTGTGCTTGATCAGTTTACGTGTGAAACGGCCACAGTTGCAAGAAAAAGGAATTCGGTTGCTGGAACTCCTCATCACTTTCCTGACGAGAAGATGGAAGCATCCGAAACTAGCCTTCCTCCTCCGGCTTTCGAACGATTCTCCTTGTTCCCGAATTTACGGTATCTTCCGAGCATGGACGTGGGATCGGACTTGAACTTCAATCGGGAGTTCGTGAAGGAAAAAAGTCCGACGTCCACCGCGTCCCCAACAATGCAGTTCTCCACATTTCATCCTGTTCAGACATTTCCGGCATCCGTGTTCCAGTACCCCTATTACCCTCCTCATCCAATCATTCCTCCCATGGAGCTGCATCCAGGGATCGGCGGAAGTGCAGTCAAGGCGGTCGGCGACCGGCTGGCAAATCCCGGGACATACTCCGCGGTCAAAGTCCGTGCCGCCCTTATTTCTCCTTAA
- the LOC143463733 gene encoding ubiquitin carboxyl-terminal hydrolase CYLD-like: MARRQDLEYTRNLILIRDLCLSRPVYDPRSRKYDAFAGISDCLKGTIMQEVLTASYQSNRLVCSELDSGELIECDESDVEVISEETMELLIAISNCRERFEIYKNKDRLVDGLEMQEGCDVLVKLPANAGEAIGKLRYKGGLHNKLGTYFGIELINAKGKGNTNGAINKARYFSCADDCGIFLPLNKVMSREYNQQRTPIPAPRRSTYKAQRPPPKPPIMSSSNQSSLRSSGSSNSVSSRPIECEPVVGVTDEELGQLEIHIGMKVCIFTEVNGSESQECGTVKFIGRLPNELPTSEIYVGIDLVNPVGNGRGVFNKRHLFKTKANHAALVPLSGVLPASTFDITPALVANGMQTSAAAQPESDRSLRQELINGASHSAGLAQSSQYKGFRNQRQNNMGREEAYGINGNDYLEPIRPAMNARAFERPQPVGGAITDIDDELSSQVDIYGGVSSRYLSSDQDRRPSHQPLYPPGMAPRQNGLKIQTPQFTGHQVENMSSLEIGSMVQVMEELKVLGEYEYIGPVYGVIKWIGYIREMGNDLIAGVELESPIAGFSNGVLNGQNYFDCIPDRGVFVKMKNCQKDPRFLAATEVSRAPMPVAKLPLHNFGDYNATSLPGRIPPPSKLTNDMIGKEKGIQGHHNSCYLDSTLFSMFAYSYCLDTILFRKKNSFDLEQYQHVQQVLKEDIVNPLRKRNFVRADRIMLLRELLDELGSVTGLTNEEKDPEEFLQTLLNHVFKAEPLFELRQGDSDHIQECYFYQIFLDKDEKMVLPSTQLLIEQSFLASDLKFRDVPTCLILQMPRFGKDYKMYNRVRPSLTLDVTDMVEKLPRSCTVCGGLAEYECKQCSIERSMQEHISSYCDQCAKICHQHPMRRQHGYKKIEVCDEYRSYVAQEGEMPVERNILELYAVVCIQTSHYVSFAKCGYGRDAKWCFFDSMADRVGEQTGYNIPEVTYCEKFEEWLLMDQSKLLEMDQREMPDHMRRLLCDAYMCLYQSREMMRFS; encoded by the exons ATGGCAAGGAGACAGGACCTTGAGTACACTCGTAATTTGATACTGATTCGAGATCTATGTTTAAGTCGGCCAGTATATGATCCAAGAAGCAGAAAATATGATGCATTTGCTGGAATAAGTGACTGCTTAAAAG GTACTATTATGCAAGAAGTTCTGACGGCATCATATCAAAGCAACAGACTGGTGTGCAGCGAACTTGATTCAGGAGAACTGATAGAATGTGATGAAAGTGATGTTGAAGTCATTTCAGAG GAGACAATGGAGTTGCTTATAGCCATTTCAAACTGCCGAGAAAGGtttgaaatttataaaaataaagacaGGTTAGTAGATGGACTTGAAATGCAGGAAGGATGTGATGTGTTGGTCAAATTACCTGCTAATGCTGGGGAAGCTATTG GTAAGCTAAGATATAAAGGTGGACTGCACAACAAGCTTGGAACTTACTTTGGAATTGAACTGATTAATGCCAAAGGCAAAGGAAATACAAACGGTGCCATTAACAAAGCAAG aTATTTTTCTTGTGCTGATGATTGTGGAATCTTTCTGCCACTTAACAAAGTTATGTCAAGGGAGTACAACCAACAAAGAACTCCAATTCCTGCACCAAGGCGCAGCACCTACAAAGCACAGAGACCGCCACCCAAGCCACCTATTATGTCATCATCAAACCAATCAAGTTTGAGAAGTAGTGGATCAAGTAATTCAG TATCATCTCGACCCATCGAATGTGAGCCTGTGGTTGGTGTCACTGACGAAGAACTCGGCCAACTTGAAATTCACATTGGGATGAAAGTTTGCATCTTTACTGAAGTGAACGGtagtgaaagccaggaatgtGGAACTGTTAAATTCATAG GTCGGCTCCCAAATGAGTTACCCACTTCAGAAATTTATGTCGGAATTGATTTAGTTAATCCGGTTGGTAATGGACGTGGTGTTTTCAACAAACGTCACctttttaaaactaaagcCAATCATGCTGCTTTGGTTCCCTTAAGTGGAGTTTTGCCTGCTTCAACTTTTGATATTACACCGGCACTTGTCGCAAATGGGATGCAG ACATCTGCTGCAGCACAACCTGAAAGTGATCGTTCTTTAAGGCAAGAATTAATCAATGGTGCCAGTCATTCAGCAGGCCTGGCTCAGTCTTCTCAGTACAAAGGTTTTAGAAACCAAAGACAAAACAACATGGGCAGAGAAGAAGCATATGGTATCAATGGCAACGACTATCTTGAACCGATTCGACCTGCAATGAACGCGAGAGCGTTTGAACGTCCACAGCCAGTTGGGGGAGCTATAACAGATATAGACGATGAACTTTCATCACAAGTTGATATTTACGGAGGTGTCAGTTCTAGATATCTTTCCAGTGATCAGGACAGGAGACCTTCGCACCAACCTCTCTATCCA CCGGGTATGGCTCCAAGACAGAATGGCCTAAAGATACAGACCCCACAATTTACAG GACATCAAGTAGAAAATATGTCTAGCTTAGAAATTGGATCTATGGTTCAGGTTATGGAAGAATTAAAAGTGTTGGGGGAATATGAGTATATAGGCCCGGTTTATGGCGTGATCAAGTGGATTGGCTACATAAGGGAAATGGGCAAT GACCTCATAGCCGGTGTTGAACTTGAATCACCTATTGCTGGTTTTTCTAATGGTGTTTTGAATGgccaaaattattttgattgtATACCAGACAGAGGAGTGTTTGTGAAGATGAAAAACTGCCAAAAAGATCCTCGCTTCCTTGCCGCCACAG AAGTTTCAAGAGCTCCCATGCCTGTGGCCAAGCTGCCACTACACAATTTTGGAGATTATAATGCCACCTCATTGCCAGGAAGAATTCCTCCGCCATCTAAACTGACTAATGATATGATTGGTAAAGAAAAGGGCATTCAAGGACATCATAATTCATGCTACCTGGACAGCACACTTTTCAG CATGTTTGCTTATTCCTACTGCCTCGACACAATTTTGTTTCGTAAGAAAAATTCCTTCGACCTAGAGCAATACCAACATGTGCAGCAA GTTCTAAAGGAAGATATTGTAAATCCTCTTCGGAAGAGGAATTTTGTGAGAGCCGACAGGATTATGTTGTTGCGCGAGTTGCTCGATGAGCTGGGATCAGTTACCGGACTCACTAATGAGGAAAAGGACCCAGaagaatttttgcaaactcTCTTAAATCAT gTTTTCAAAGCTGAACCGCTGTTTGAGTTAAGACAAGGAGATTCTGATCACATACAAGAgtgttatttttatcaaatctttCTTGACAAAGATGAGAAAATGGTTCTTCCCAGCACTCAGCTTCTCATTGAGCAATCCTTTCTTGCGTCTGATTTAAAATTCAGAGACGTCCCAACTTGCCTAATTCTTCAAATGCCAAG GTTTGGCAAAGATTACAAGATGTATAATCGGGTCCGTCCGAGCTTGACTTTAGATGTGACTGACATGGTGGAAAAGTTGCCAAGAAGCTGTACAGTTTGTGGTGGCCTTGCCGAGTATGAATGCAAGCAATGTTCGATTGAACGCTCTATGCAG GAGCACATAAGTTCTTACTGTGACCAGTGTGCAAAGATTTGTCATCAACATCCAATGAGACGGCAGCATGGTTACAAAAAGATTGAAGTTTGCGATGAATACAG ATCGTACGTAGCACAGGAAGGAGAAATGCCCGTGGAGCGAAACATTTTAGAACTCTACGCCGTGGTCTGCATACAGACAAGTCATTACGTTTCCTTTGCAAA GTGTGGTTATGGTCGGGACGCCAAATGGTGTTTCTTCGACAGTATGGCGGACAGGGTCGGCGAGCAGACCGGTTACAACATACCCGAGGTCACATACTGTGAGAAATTTGAAGAATGGTTGCTGATGGACCAGAGCAAGCTGCTGGAAATGGATCAGCGCGAGATGCCGGATCATATGAGACGGTTGCTATGTGACGCTTACATGTGCTTGTACCAAAGCAGAGAGATGATGCGTTTCTCGTAG